A region from the Benincasa hispida cultivar B227 chromosome 12, ASM972705v1, whole genome shotgun sequence genome encodes:
- the LOC120067802 gene encoding dirigent protein 20-like yields MTSSISATHFIFFFLFIAYAQQDESFFIKKSMDRKLLGLETEQLSHLRLYWHDVLSGDNPTSMEIIPPISNKFHSGFGYIRMIDNALTEEQDRSSKLLGRAQGFYASASQDKVALLMAMNFVFTSGKYNGSSISLFGRNPWMENLRELSVIGGSGLFRFARGYAQLHTVELDIAKGNAVVEYNIYLFHYADSISSF; encoded by the coding sequence ATGACATCTTCGATCTCAGCCACccacttcatcttcttcttcctcttcataGCTTATGCACAACAAGATGAATCCTTCTTCATAAAAAAATCCATGGACAGAAAGCTTCTAGGCCTTGAAACAGAGCAGCTAAGCCATTTAAGACTGTATTGGCATGACGTCCTGAGTGGTGATAACCCAACTTCAATGGAGATCATACCCCCAATTTCAAACAAATTTCATTCAGGATTCGGCTACATTCGAATGATTGACAATGCATTGACCGAAGAACAAGATCGAAGCTCGAAATTATTGGGAAGAGCTCAAGGATTCTACGCATCAGCTTCACAAGACAAAGTTGCATTGCTAATGGCTATGAATTTTGTGTTTACAAGTGGGAAATACAATGGAAGCTCCATTTCCTTATTTGGAAGGAATCCATGGATGGAGAATCTTAGAGAGTTGTCTGTGATTGGAGGAAGTGGGTTGTTTAGGTTTGCGAGAGGCTATGCTCAACTCCATACAGTGGAGCTTGATATTGCCAAAGGGAATGCTGTTGTTGAATACAACATTTATCTGTTCCATTATGCCGATTCTATATCATCGTTTTAa